The Pseudodesulfovibrio sediminis genome includes the window TGCGTAATCTCCAATCATGAGTGGGTGCCTTCCCTCAAAGGCCATGGTGCGCACAAACGATTGGCGCGTGGGGAGAAATACGCTGGAATTACGAGTGAAATTGGATCAACTAACTGATTTAATGTGGTTTATGGATAACGGCGAGCAGTGGAAGTGTGGTTTCCATTCCCTCAATGGGGGAGGGGGCATCGGAAAAGTGTAACTTTTGTAATCAGCATAGCTGAATCTGCCGCCAACCCGCAGTATGCCTTGATTTCATGAACATGGTCAAAATGTAATTTTACTGTAAATAAGTGTAACCAGAAATGTAATGAGTAATAAAATCAACAGGTTGAAATATTGAGAAATGTAATGGATTGAGTGTAATTAAATTACATATTTATTACTAAAAAATTACATTTCATGATTCCCTCTTAGCCGTTGGCACTCATAGCTTTCTGAGCTTTTAAAAATTGTGATTACAAAAATTACACTTTTCCGAACCCCTCCCCTGTTTCCAGAAATTGCCCCTCACGCGTGACGCGCCTGCGCATACGTGCGCGTAAAATACTGGCGCGGATTCTCACGTATAAGAAAACCGGCACCATGATGACGGAGAATACATAGTCCGGTATGTCCAGCGTGCTGGCCTAGGGTAGATAGAATTATGGCCGGACTTGAAATTGTATTTTGATGTGTTCGACTTGCGGTGGGATCTGGACCATGGCACCCGCTTCTAGGACGTCTATGCCGATCATGGCAAAGACAGATCGGCCAGACATGCGAATAGTGTCAATAGGTACTATTTCATCTTGATCTACCTTTGCTGAGAACTACGGTTTACGCGGCCAGTTCGGTTGACATATTCGACAATTCAGGAGCAACCTCCTCAAGAATCATATTCTCTATTTCATCTTTATTTTGGAGGCTTTCCTTATGGCGAACCCCGATCATTTGAAAATATTGGAACAAGGCGTTGAGACTTGGAATAAATGGAGAGAGGACAATCCAGAAGTTGTTCCAGACTTTCAAAACGCGGAACTCAATGGCCTGATCTGTAATGCCCCAGAGCTTGTGGGATTGCAGTCAGACAATCAGATCTTTCAATGGAAAACAATCCAATGGTTGCACGGCGGAGAGGCAGTGGTAGTAGCTTTTGACCCAATTGAGAAGATGACCATCCATGGGATAAATTTTCAGGGGGTGGATTTTCGAGGGGCTCAACTCAAAGGAGCAAAGTTCTTGGGAGCGGATTTTAAAGAAGCAGATCTCCGAGGGGCCAACCTCCATATGGCACTCCTTTGGGGGACAATCTTTCACAAGGCAAAACTCAACAATGTAGTTTTTGATTTCGTAGAAGCTTATGGGTCGAGTTTTTATAAAGCAAAATTTACTGATGCCTTTCTCCAAAGCGTCAAATTTCAGAGAACCAATTGTGTAGAAGTGAGTTTCAAAAGAACGAAGTGTCTTGGTGCCGATTTCTCCGACTCGGCTATTGAACTTGCTAATTTTCAATCGGCTAAGCTTACTAAGGCTATTTTTCATGGTTCGAGTATTATTGAAGCGAAATTTCAAGGGGCAGAGTTGTCTTGGGCAAACCTGTCTGACACTCAAGTCGCTGGCGTTGAATTTGACAATAAAATGAATTGTAGGGGAATCTCTGTGACCAACTGCGAAGGCAGTCAAAGATTTATCCGCCACGTTATGGACTTGGATTACATCGAGGAGACCAAAGAGAAGCATC containing:
- a CDS encoding pentapeptide repeat-containing protein encodes the protein MANPDHLKILEQGVETWNKWREDNPEVVPDFQNAELNGLICNAPELVGLQSDNQIFQWKTIQWLHGGEAVVVAFDPIEKMTIHGINFQGVDFRGAQLKGAKFLGADFKEADLRGANLHMALLWGTIFHKAKLNNVVFDFVEAYGSSFYKAKFTDAFLQSVKFQRTNCVEVSFKRTKCLGADFSDSAIELANFQSAKLTKAIFHGSSIIEAKFQGAELSWANLSDTQVAGVEFDNKMNCRGISVTNCEGSQRFIRHVMDLDYIEETKEKHPKFYWWWKNTSDCGRSWGHWAVISFGIAMIFGGIMDLSRHLLTWFPWMDAFVPAMQASHLQDGWLTPYYFSIVTFTTLGFGDVVPVNTAGQVLLILEVVTGYFMLGGLITLFATRIVRQSG